TCAATTGAAATATATTCCTTAATAAATACATTCAATAAACCGACTATTGTCGGTTTATTTTTTTAAACTTAGATATAACTTGAAATTAAGCTATAAATATTTTGATCATAATAGTTGCCATTAAGATATTCTGCTTGTTTAAGTGTTCCTTCATAATCAAAACCACAACGCTTAGCGACTTGATTACTTTTTAAATTAGTGACAGAACATTTAATGACAAAACGTTTAATAAGTTTTTTATCGCATAATAATGTGTGAGTGCTTGGATAGCTTGTGTAATAATACCCTTTCCTTGTGCTTTGCTATCTAGCCAATAGCCTATATAAGCTGTTTTATTGCTTTTATCAATGTGGTTAAAGGAAAGTAATCCAACTGGTATGTTATTATTTAAAATAACATAGGTTTTAGTTTCATCTCGTTGATGTTTATTAAAACAATCTGCTAAAAAGTTAGCCGTATCTGACTCGCATTTGTTTGGCCATGCCATAAATTGACTGAACAAAATACGATTTGAATCAATAATGTGATATTGGCATAATGAGCCGTTGCGGTTTTTAGATAAATATCTTCAGTGACATAAATTTTATTTTGTTGGTTATCATCCATTTTTTATTCCTTTAAAAAACAACTATACAATGACTATTTTTATAAAATTGCCAGACTGATTAGTCTGGCAAATTAGATGGATTTTAATCGATACAATATTATCTATTAATCATTATGGATATCGCTTTTCGGTTTAGCTACATAGTTATACACAACTAATAAAGCGAAGATACCAACAATAATCATCATGATAACATCTTTATTAAACCATTTTGCCATATTACCAAGTAAAATGCCTACACCACAAAAATCGACATCAGAAAACGTTGTATTGGCAAAACCAAGTGATCCTAACACAGGTAATAATACCACAGGTAAGAATGTCACTAATAAACCATTAGCAAATGCGCCAAGCATTGCGCCTCGACGTCCCCCCATTGCATTACCAAATACACCAGCAGTTGCACCACAGAAGAAATGTGGAACCACGCCCGGTAAAATCAGTACGGCGTTAAGTTGACCTAGGACAAATAATCCGACTAATCCACCTAAAAAGCTGAATAAAAAGCCAATTAATACGGCATTAGGGGCATAAGGAAATACGACAGGACAATCTAAAGCTGGTTTGGCATTCGGGACTAATTTTTCTGAAAATCCTGTAAATGCAGGGACAATCTCGGCAAGAATTAAACGTACGCCTTGCAATATGATAAAGACACCCGCTGCAAAAGTAATCGCTTCAATGATGGCATAAACTAAATAATTATCACCATTGCTAAGATTGCTTTCAACATAATTTGAACCGGCAAATACAGCTAAAATAAGGTAGATAATCATCATGGTTAACGAGATTGAAATTGAACTGTCACGTAAGAAGCTTAAGTTTTTTGGCAAATTCATCTCTTCGGTTGAACGAGATCCTTTACCAACTGCCATTCCAAGCCAACCAGCTAAGACATAACCTAGCGTACCAAAGTGACCAAATGCGACATCGTCATTACCAGTAATTTTGCGCATTTGTGGTTGAGCTAAAGCGGGAAAAAACGCCATAATAAGCCCTAAAACTAATGCACCTGTAAAGACCAATTGCCAATCTTTAAACCCTGAGACAGTTAAAATAATACTAATCATACAAGCCATATAAAAAGTATGATGGCCAGTTAGAAAGATGTATTTTAAACGAGTAAATCGGGCAACGATAATATTTGCAATCATGCCAAACGCCATAATTAAAGCAGTTGCTGTGCCATACTCATTTAATGCCATTGAAACAATAGCTTCATTGTTGGGAACAATTCCTTGTAGTTTAAATGCTTGTTCAAACATTAAGCCTAAAGGGGTAATGGCACTGATAAGCACTGTTGCACCACCGCCTAATACCAAAAAGCCTAAAATAGTTTTAATGGTTCCTTTAACCGTATCGGCAAACGATTTACGTTGAGCCAATAATCCTACCATTGCGATTAAACCAACAAGTACCGCTGGAACTTTTAGGATATCAACAATAAATTTTACTATTTCCTGAATCATAGTAACACCTCAAAGTTTGCTTAGTTTTTGGCAAAATGTTCAACGAGTTTCTTTTCCAAATCGTTGATATCAATAATATTATTTAATACTACTAATTTTTCAGTTGGAATTCCTGAGCTGGTAGCGAGATCTTTTGTCATCACGAACAAATCAGCTTGATCGGGTGTTGCTGAAGCTAGATCAGCGTGAGTGACTTCTGCATCAATGTTTAGTTTTTTGAGTACTTTTTTGATATTCATTTCTACCATAAAACTACTACCAAGTCCTGAGCCACAAACTGCCATAATTTTCATATTGTTTATCCTTTTACTTATACGTTGGAAATTAATATTGTTTGATAACCGCCAAAATTTCATCACGATTTTGCGCATTGAAAATTTTCTGGATATCGTCAGATTCGCCAAACAGTACCGCCAATTGAGTTAACATTTCGATATGGCTGGTACTATCGTTAGCGGCTAATAGAGTGATTAAATAGACTGGATCGTTTTCTTCGGAATTAAATTTAACGCCTTGTTTAACCAGTAACATCGATAGGCCTAATTGGTTTACGCCTTGTTCTGGCCTTGCATGAGGCATTGCAATTCCGGGTGCCAAAACATAATAAGGACCTATTGATTTGTGTAGTTCAAAAATAGCCTTAATATAATCTGATGTAATTGTTTTATTCTTTAATAATGGCTCAGCACAAAGTGTTATCGCTTCTTGCCAATCTTCGACTGAATCAACAACATTGACTGTTTCATTAGTTAACCATGTACCTAACATTTTACCTCCATTAAGACCGTTAATCATTTTGATAATCTGTTAGAAAATTATCATATTAAGTAATAATAGAAATCAAAAATTGTCAGAAATGTGATAGCGCTATCAAAGTTAGAAAATTTTTTTTCGATTGTGTGACATAGATAACATTTTTAATGTATTAATTCTAAACTATTCCGCTTTGACATACTAGAATTAGAAAAAAGTCACAATTTAGCTATAAACTGCTTGATGCATTGTAGATGATTATTGAGTAATCTTCTGTTTTTTAATATCTTTACAGCAAAAATTGTATGCGTAAATGAATATATAAATCAAATTCAATCGGGATGAAAGATGCAGGATACTAAAAAACGTCGAAATACAGGGCAGATTACTTTATTTGATGTTGCTAAATATGCTGGCGTGGGAACAATGACGGTCTCTCGGGCTTTACGCACGCCGGAAAGGGTATCAGATAAGCTTCGACATAAAATTCAATTAGCTGTTGAGACATTGGGCTACAAGCCGAATGTCGCCGCCAGTTTATTAGCATCAGCCAGCGCCAATCGAGTGATTGCCGTTATTACCACTCGAATTTATGATTATTCGGTAAGAATATTGCTTGATTCGCTACAGACACAGTTAGCTAAAGAGGGGTATACCACACTTATCATTGAATCTTATCATTACCATAAACAAGAGTCCCAACTGTTAGAGACACTTTATAGCCATAATCTTGAAGCTGTCTTGCTGTTTTATGTTGAAAATGATGAGCTGATAAAAAAAATTGTTCAAAATAAAACAATCACCGTAATGAATATCGGTAAAAAATATGATGAATCAATCGATGTTGATGTTGGCTTTGATGATAGTTTAGCGATGTATAAATTAACAGAGCATGTGATTAATAAAGGGTATCGAAATATTGCCTTACTTTGTGCAAATCAGCAATATCATCTATTTCAACAGCGTTTACATGGTTGGCATAAAGCGATGCTCAATTATCACTTGCCGACTCATCGTATCATTCATGCCGCCAAACCAGCGAACTTTAGTACCGGCGCACAGTTGCTTGCCGATATTTTGTTAAACTGGTCTGAGGTTGATGCGTTAATTTGTACTACCGACGAATTGGCTTGCGGTGTGCTATATGAGTGTCAACGGCGACATATTCGCGTTCCTTATCAATTGGCCGTCAGCGGTTTTGGTGATAATGAGTTTAGTGAAGTTTGCTTTCCGCCGTTAACCACTGTTGCAATACCGTCTAAACAAATTGGCGAATACACAGCGACGTTATTGCTAAATAAATTAAAAAATGGGAAGCCAATTAAATTGGAAAGCACGGAGCTTTTACCGATCATAAAATCACGAGCCAGTTTGTAATAAAAAATAATAAAAGAGATAATAAAAAAGCCTACTCAATGAGCAGGCTTTTTTATTTAAAATTGGTCGGCGAGAGAGGATTCGAACCTCCGACCCACTGGTCCCAAACCAGTTGCGCTACCAAGCTGCGCTACTCGCCGTTAGGATGCGCATAATACTGCGCTAACCTCGATGTGTCAATAGTTACCCCTAAAAATTATAATGATAATTTTTATTTTGTGAAAGGAGCGGGGGTTTTGCCAATTCTTTGGTAAAACTCGACGACAAATGCTTCGTAACGTTGATTGGCAACCGCATCACGAATTTCAGCCATTAAGCGTTGATAATAACGTAAATTATGAATGGTATTGAGCCTTGCCCCTAATATTTCGCCACATTTATCTAAATGATGAAGATACGATTTCGTGTAATTTTTACAGGTATAACAATCACACTCAGGATCAAGCGGTGTGGTGTCATCTTTATATTTGGCATTACGTATTTTAATGACCCCATTAGTAACAAATAGATGCCCGTTACGTGCGTTACGAGTTGGCATCACGCAATCAAACATATCAATACCACGACGAACGCCTTCAACTAAATCTTCTGGCTTGCCTACACCCATTAAATAACGTGGTTTATCAGCAGGTAACTGTGGACAGGTGCCCTCTAAGATTCGATGCATATCGGCTTTAGGTTCGCCAACAGCTAATCCACCGACTGCATAGCCGTCAAAACCAATTTCGGTTAATCCTTTAATTGAGATATCACGTAACTCTTGATGTATACCACCTTGTACTATACCAAATAGGGCATTTTTATTGCCCAATTCGTCAAAACGTTGGCGACTACGTTTTGCCCATCGTAAAGACATTTCCATCGATTTTTTGACATAGTCCCACTCGGCAGGAAATGGTGCACATTCATCAAAAATCATCACGATATCAGAACCAAGATCATATTGAATTTCCATTGAAATTTCAGGTGATAAAAAGATTGAATCACCATTGATAGGATTACGGAAATAGACGCCTTCTTCTTTAATTTTTCGAATATCACCAAGACTAAAAACTTGGAATCCTCCAGAGTCGGTTAAAATCGGGCCTGGCCACTGCATAAAATCATGCAAATCACCGTGTTTACGCATAATTTCTTGTCCAGGTCTTAACCATAAATGGAAAGTATTACCCAATAAAATTTGTGCACCTGTTGCAGCGACTTCTTCTGGGGTCATACCTTTGACGGTACCATAAGTGCCAACTGGCATAAATGCGGGTGTTTCAACTGTATATTCAACACCACGACGATCGAACTTCATTCGTCCACGACGAGCTAAGCCGTCAGTATTATCTAGTTCAAATTTCATTTTTTTGTGTTAACCTCTTGCGACCAAATAAACAGTTTGGCGCTAATTATTGATATAATACGTTATCGTATTATTTTTGCGGTGCGTAGTTTATCGTGCTGAACCTAAATAGACAATATCTATAAGGATCTTTGAGCTTTTGAAATATATTATTTTCTTATTTGTCGTAATGTTAGTTGGATGTCAAAATCAAATACAGCCAACTATCATTTCATCTGAACGAATTAAAGCATTATCTGACTCTGATATATTAGCTATTAGTCAACAAGCTTGCATTGAAAATGATAAGAAGGCAATTGTTGCACCCGATTATCATTTTCTTAGTAAGAGATTATCTAATCTTACCAATAAGTTACCTAGAAAAATAAATAATATTGAATTAAGTTACAAAGTTTATCTTGATAGTCAACCTAATGCTTGGTCTACAGCTAATGGCTGTATTCGAATAAATAGTGGATTGATGAAATTACTTGAAGATGATGAGTTACAAGCTGTTATTGCTCATGAACAGGCTCACATTGCACTAAAACATGGAATAAGTTTATTTAGACAAGCGCCTTATATTGAGATTACTGATAAATCTAATGAAATAGTGATTATGGTAAAAGAAGAAATTTCCCATCAATATGAGGTTGAAGCAGATAATTATGCTTTTGATTTATTAGTTAAGGAAAAAATAGATCCCAAAGGATTGGTTAATATGCTAACAAAAATGCCAATTCATGCTAAAAATCAACCAACATCGCATCCAACTAATATAAATCGTATCAATAACATCACTAACAAGTTAAAGCATTATTAGTATTTTTATATTTTGCCAATTAAATTTAGGTAAAATTTAATTGGCTATAACTTATTTAGTAATTAGCATGGCATCACCATAACTAAAAAAGTGATATTTTTCGTTTACTGCATGTTGATAAGCTCGCATAGTATTTTCATAGCCAGCAAATGCAGAAACTAACATTATTAAAGTGGATTCAGGTAAATGAAAATTAGTAATAAGTGCATCAATTACTTTAAAATCAAAACCTGGATAAATAAATATCTGAGTATCATCAAAAAAAGGTGCAATTTTGCCAGATTGTTTTGCTGCACTTTCCAACGCTCTGACTGATGTTGTACCGACAGCAATGACCTTATTTCCTCGGGCTTTGCATTCTAAAACTGCTTTCACAACTGATTCTGGTACTTCTGCATATTCAGCATGCATGATATGCGTTTCTATATTTTCAACTCTTACTGGTTGAAATGTGCCTGCACCGACATGCAGCGTTACAAATTCCATTTCGACACCTTTGTTTTTAAGCTTTTCTAATAAAGGTTCATCGAAATGAAGACCTGCTGTTGGCGCAGCAACTGCACCAGGTACTTTACTATAAACAGTTTGGTATACCTCACGATCTTGATCCTCATCAGGTCGATCTATGTAAGGTGGTAAAGGGATGTGTCCAATTTCATTTAAAATTTTAAGTACATCATCCGGAAACTGTAATTCGAATAAAGTATCATGGCGAGCAAGCATGGTAACACTAATATTATTTTCCTCACCTAAAATGAGTTCAGCACCTGCTTTAGGTGATTTAGATGCTTTTATATGTGCAAGAGCTCGATTATCTTCTAATAAACGCTCAATCAATATTTCAATTTTTCCACCCGATGCTTTTTTTCCATATATTCGAGCCGGAATCACTTTTGTGTTATTAAAAATAAGTAAATCTCCTTGATTGATGTAATCAGTGATATCAGTAAATACTTTATCTTCAATATGACCTGTACGGCTGTTAAGTGATAATAATCGGCATGAGCTTCTTGTTTCTGATGGGTATTTTGCAATCAGTTCTTTTGGGAGTGTAAAATCAAAATCTGACAGTTGCATATTTGTGTTCCTTAAAAAATGAGGCACTAGTCTAAAGTGCTAATAATGACTAAGCAAGTAATTATTTGTTGATTATTATTAAATTTGCGTTAAAATTCAAAAAATCTAGCTTTAAGTTAGAAAAAAGTAAAATTTGTTAATATAAGGAAAAGAATATGAAAAAACATCAAAAAACTTTGCTTGTTGCACTACCTTTAGTTGCAGCTATGTCGTTAGCTGGTTGTAAAAACATGAGTACTAACGATTTAACTAGTCTTGGCATGAAAGGTTTGAAAGCGGCAACACTCAGTGATAATGATGTGAAAGCATTAAGCCAAAAATCATGTGCACAAATGGATGCTCAATCAAAAATTGCTCCAGCTAAAAGTGCTTACGCTAAACGTTTAAATAAAATTGCCAAAGCTCTTGGTAATAATATAAACGGTACACCAGTTAACTATAAAGTATATATTACTAAAGATGTTAACGCATGGGCAATGGCTAACGGCTGTGTACGTGTTTACAGCGGTCTAATGGATATGATGAATGACAACGAAATCGAAGGTGTTTTAGGTCATGAATTAGGCCACGTAGCTTTAGGTCACAGTAAAAAAGCAATTCAAGTTGCTTATGCTACAGAAATTGCTCGTGATGCAGCAGCAGCATCAGGTAATGCAGCAGTTGCTAAATTATCTAAATCAAGTATTGGTAAATTAGCAGAAAAAGTGATCAATGCTCAATTCTCACAAGCTCAAGAACAAGACGCGGATAACTTCTCATTTGATTATTTAATCAAAAGAAAAATTAATCCAGCTGGTCT
This Gilliamella sp. ESL0443 DNA region includes the following protein-coding sequences:
- a CDS encoding GNAT family N-acetyltransferase encodes the protein MAWPNKCESDTANFLADCFNKHQRDETKTYVILNNNIPVGLLSFNHIDKSNKTAYIGYWLDSKAQGKGIITQAIQALTHYYAIKNLLNVLSLNVLSLI
- a CDS encoding PTS ascorbate transporter subunit IIC, producing the protein MIQEIVKFIVDILKVPAVLVGLIAMVGLLAQRKSFADTVKGTIKTILGFLVLGGGATVLISAITPLGLMFEQAFKLQGIVPNNEAIVSMALNEYGTATALIMAFGMIANIIVARFTRLKYIFLTGHHTFYMACMISIILTVSGFKDWQLVFTGALVLGLIMAFFPALAQPQMRKITGNDDVAFGHFGTLGYVLAGWLGMAVGKGSRSTEEMNLPKNLSFLRDSSISISLTMMIIYLILAVFAGSNYVESNLSNGDNYLVYAIIEAITFAAGVFIILQGVRLILAEIVPAFTGFSEKLVPNAKPALDCPVVFPYAPNAVLIGFLFSFLGGLVGLFVLGQLNAVLILPGVVPHFFCGATAGVFGNAMGGRRGAMLGAFANGLLVTFLPVVLLPVLGSLGFANTTFSDVDFCGVGILLGNMAKWFNKDVIMMIIVGIFALLVVYNYVAKPKSDIHND
- a CDS encoding PTS sugar transporter subunit IIB, which encodes MKIMAVCGSGLGSSFMVEMNIKKVLKKLNIDAEVTHADLASATPDQADLFVMTKDLATSSGIPTEKLVVLNNIIDINDLEKKLVEHFAKN
- a CDS encoding PTS sugar transporter subunit IIA encodes the protein MLGTWLTNETVNVVDSVEDWQEAITLCAEPLLKNKTITSDYIKAIFELHKSIGPYYVLAPGIAMPHARPEQGVNQLGLSMLLVKQGVKFNSEENDPVYLITLLAANDSTSHIEMLTQLAVLFGESDDIQKIFNAQNRDEILAVIKQY
- a CDS encoding LacI family DNA-binding transcriptional regulator yields the protein MQDTKKRRNTGQITLFDVAKYAGVGTMTVSRALRTPERVSDKLRHKIQLAVETLGYKPNVAASLLASASANRVIAVITTRIYDYSVRILLDSLQTQLAKEGYTTLIIESYHYHKQESQLLETLYSHNLEAVLLFYVENDELIKKIVQNKTITVMNIGKKYDESIDVDVGFDDSLAMYKLTEHVINKGYRNIALLCANQQYHLFQQRLHGWHKAMLNYHLPTHRIIHAAKPANFSTGAQLLADILLNWSEVDALICTTDELACGVLYECQRRHIRVPYQLAVSGFGDNEFSEVCFPPLTTVAIPSKQIGEYTATLLLNKLKNGKPIKLESTELLPIIKSRASL
- the tgt gene encoding tRNA guanosine(34) transglycosylase Tgt, with amino-acid sequence MKFELDNTDGLARRGRMKFDRRGVEYTVETPAFMPVGTYGTVKGMTPEEVAATGAQILLGNTFHLWLRPGQEIMRKHGDLHDFMQWPGPILTDSGGFQVFSLGDIRKIKEEGVYFRNPINGDSIFLSPEISMEIQYDLGSDIVMIFDECAPFPAEWDYVKKSMEMSLRWAKRSRQRFDELGNKNALFGIVQGGIHQELRDISIKGLTEIGFDGYAVGGLAVGEPKADMHRILEGTCPQLPADKPRYLMGVGKPEDLVEGVRRGIDMFDCVMPTRNARNGHLFVTNGVIKIRNAKYKDDTTPLDPECDCYTCKNYTKSYLHHLDKCGEILGARLNTIHNLRYYQRLMAEIRDAVANQRYEAFVVEFYQRIGKTPAPFTK
- a CDS encoding M48 family metalloprotease, whose translation is MKYIIFLFVVMLVGCQNQIQPTIISSERIKALSDSDILAISQQACIENDKKAIVAPDYHFLSKRLSNLTNKLPRKINNIELSYKVYLDSQPNAWSTANGCIRINSGLMKLLEDDELQAVIAHEQAHIALKHGISLFRQAPYIEITDKSNEIVIMVKEEISHQYEVEADNYAFDLLVKEKIDPKGLVNMLTKMPIHAKNQPTSHPTNINRINNITNKLKHY
- the queA gene encoding tRNA preQ1(34) S-adenosylmethionine ribosyltransferase-isomerase QueA; the protein is MQLSDFDFTLPKELIAKYPSETRSSCRLLSLNSRTGHIEDKVFTDITDYINQGDLLIFNNTKVIPARIYGKKASGGKIEILIERLLEDNRALAHIKASKSPKAGAELILGEENNISVTMLARHDTLFELQFPDDVLKILNEIGHIPLPPYIDRPDEDQDREVYQTVYSKVPGAVAAPTAGLHFDEPLLEKLKNKGVEMEFVTLHVGAGTFQPVRVENIETHIMHAEYAEVPESVVKAVLECKARGNKVIAVGTTSVRALESAAKQSGKIAPFFDDTQIFIYPGFDFKVIDALITNFHLPESTLIMLVSAFAGYENTMRAYQHAVNEKYHFFSYGDAMLITK
- a CDS encoding M48 family metalloprotease, whose product is MKKHQKTLLVALPLVAAMSLAGCKNMSTNDLTSLGMKGLKAATLSDNDVKALSQKSCAQMDAQSKIAPAKSAYAKRLNKIAKALGNNINGTPVNYKVYITKDVNAWAMANGCVRVYSGLMDMMNDNEIEGVLGHELGHVALGHSKKAIQVAYATEIARDAAAASGNAAVAKLSKSSIGKLAEKVINAQFSQAQEQDADNFSFDYLIKRKINPAGLATAFDKLGGGESSILSSHPSSSKRAQNIRNKLAELKR